The Brassica oleracea var. oleracea cultivar TO1000 chromosome C6, BOL, whole genome shotgun sequence genomic interval TAATAAATAAATGCAAACATATATAATGATTAAACTATGATCTAATATTTAGAAACGACCAAAATGGGACCATTGACATAGAGATGACATGTTTTGACTGATGTGGTCAAATACCTGACCAAAACATTATTTTAACATTTTAGATCAAAGTGTACTTTTTTGGTGTAACGAAAAAGATGATTAAAGAAAAAAAAAAGTTCAATGTACCTTGCACATGTTAAGAGGGCAACTGCCATGAGTGCAACCATGAGAGGAGTTAGTAAAATCATGGTAAGGAGAAATTCTCAAGGTGTCTTTCTCATCGACAAATCCTGGGTTCGAGTTGATCTCAGAAAAGAGTTCACTAATCCCCAGATGCTCAACCATGGTCTCGATGAAGAACATGTTTGCATCGCTCACTATCCTCAGCTCACACCTGGAAACCGAGCCGTAAATATTGTTTCGTCAGAACCGGTGGGTTTTGTCTAATATTAGACAAGATTTTATAATTTAGGAAAAAAAAAACAGAAAATGAATCAACATAACAATAATAATGTGTGTTACCCTAAAGCATGTGCAGCTTTGATGGCAGGGACGATCCGTGGATGGATAGGGATTGTTCTTAGGGCTTGTTTGATCTCTTCAATTGTTTTTCCCTGATCATGAAGCTCTTTCATCATACAATCCTGTAATATAACAAAATAAAACTTATGGTTTCGTTTATGATATGAACAAAGCGGGAAATTAACAAAAACTAGATTTGTGTTTTTTCTTTTATTATATAAAGAAACAGAGAAGGAAAGGTAAGGTTACAAACCATGACTGTGTTCCAAGGCATGGTGGGGAGAAGTTGATTGAACAAATCAGTGAAGCCAAGTTCATCGATAACCCAATTATCGCTATCAACGTCGATGATGGTCTTGTCGAAGTCGAACACAACGACAATGTTGTTCTTGTTGTTGTTGTTGCAAGCCATGTCTCAAGAAAACCTGAAGAATATTTGTCTGTTTAGATTTGATTGGATCTTTGAGTTCGTTGGTTTGTGGATGGAGAAGGAGAGAAACGTTGTTTGGTATTTATACAAAACAATGGAGGATTTTCGAGGAGATGCCATTGGAGCATTACCTTAATGGTGAAAAAAAGGAAGAAGAAAAAAATTAGAATCCTATTTCGTTTGTGAACCGTTAGATTTGATGATGTTTAGAGGTCAAACATGTGTCTTGTATTGTGATCCTACGGTTATTAAGATCTCTCGGATGATTTTGTTTTAATTTTGCCTTTTTAGAAGTTTCCGGGTGGGTTTTTCATAAAGATGAGAGGAGGTAACGCGGGAATAAGAGAAGAATATTCGGTAATCAAAATATATATTGCATATTTAGTCAATCACTAAAATTAAGGATAAAGTTGTGATTTATGATTTTAAAAAGATAATATGTTGAATAGTGTATTGACATATATCATATGAAATTCTAGATTATGCAATTTTTTTTAATGAAGCCCTGGTAAATTACTTTCTTGTCATCTTACATTTGATATAATCATATTGTCTTATTAATTAATACTTGTAAGATTATATTAAAATTTATTCATTATAGTATATTGTATTTTTAAGATTCTTCTAGTCTTAGTTTAATATTAGTATTAGTATCTGTAAGATCATACTAACATATTAGACAAAAACGTAACTCTAGAATTTAACTTAATTATGGTATTTTGAGTATAATTTAAAGAAGCTGGATATAGCTTGGAAGCCACATGCAAAGAATTTAGAAAGAGAGGGAATCGTGAGGGACAAAGATTAACGAAAATAGATATCTTAATTAAGTAACTAAACAGCTTTATTCGGTGGCTACAGCATTTGTTGTATTCATCTGGCTTTCTTCGTTATCTCTTTTTTTTTGGACGAACGCTTTTTTCGTTATCAACAATCATTTTTCTATCAAGTTGTATCTGTACGAAAATCCGACGAGTAAACTTAATCAAAAACAGACAGACGGTCCACCGTTTAAGACTTGCGTTACATATATATTTAGCTGCGATAATTTGACTAGACTTATATAACTCACAACAATTAGTTACGAATAAACTGAACAGGGCATTTCAAACGTGTTTGAATACTTAGTATTTTTTTTTCCTTTTGGTGCGTTTTCGGAAGTGGTAAACTAAAAAGGGTTTTCTGCAAAAAAAAACCTTCAACGTGGTTTTGTTTTGCAAATTAATCCGCGAACTCAAAAACCCACGGGTCAACCCTCCAAGTGCCAGTCAAACCACAATATAATCCTCGGCCGTATATATGTTTATTTGACAGTGTATAATTTTAACATTTTTCAATACTACGTCGTTTTGGCGCTAATTTTTAAATGATAAAAAATTGTTGAACTCGGGGTTTGAAACTTGAACCTTAAACACTATGTGCATGCTATATAACCAAATATATAGATTTGTTAAACGCAATTATATAGATTTCTAAATATATTGAACAACAAATTAAACAAATATATTTGTTGGCCAAGATGGTTATATAGCATGTATATAGTGTTCAAGTTTCAAACCCCGAGTTCAACAATTTTTTTTCATTTAAAAATTAGCGCCAAAACGACGTAGTATTGAAAAATGTTAAAATTATACACAGTCAAATACACAAATATACGGTCGAGGGTTATATTGCGGTTTAACTGGCACTTGGAGGGTTGACCCGTGGGTTTTTGAGTTTGCAGATTAATTTACAAAAAAAAAATCACATTGAAAGTTTTTTTTGCAGAAAACCCAAGTAAAAACTGCATATAGATTTCATAAAATATGAGTGTGATTTAACTCTACTGGCGCAACAAAAAGTAGAGTGGTCTTGAACTCACCGTATTAAAGTAAACTTTTTCGCTATTTTTATCGAGTTAAACTATCATCACTGGAAAAAACAAAACAAGTGATAACAAAAAAATAATTACTCCAAATATAGTGGATCTAGAATTCAGTAAAACATCTATAAATTAATATTCGATAAACTAATAATCTCTATAAATTAATAAATTCCGTTGGTCCCAACTTGGGTTCGTTCAAAATTTGACATAAATCGATAAAATAATAAGATAATATTTTTTTAGAGAAATTCTATATAAATATATGGTCCCATTAAAATTATAAATTAATAATTTATATGTATACATATTTTATATGAGTAAGAACCTATTATTACATTGTTTGTTTTATATTCACAATAAAATTATCTTTATATTTTTCTTAACATTTAATATATTTTTGATGAGATTTAGTAATATTATATCTAAAATCACATTTAAATTCTATGAAATATATATTATGTACACCAAATAATATAATAAAATTAATATAAATGTTAAATTTCAAAAAAAAATAACAATAAATGCCTATACACTAAAATCAAATATTTTTCTTATTTTAGAATAAATATATCTTAAAATAAAAATTTAAATAATTTTTTTTTATAAATTAATATTTTTATAAATTAATAAAATTTTAAAATCTAACATTATTAATTTATAGAAGTTTTACTGTAATTTTTTTCTCAGTTTTAACCAATCAAAACCATCTTCATTAAGAAAGAGAAACTGGTGAATGTCAATTATCAACAAAAGTTGCAGATAAAGCAGTAGTCAGTAACTAAATAAAGTTGGTTATTGGTTCCGTGACACTACAACAGTGGCAAACACAGAAGCTACCACTCAAATAAGAGTTTTTGAAACAAGTACACAATGGTTTATTTTATTTTATTTTATTTATTTGTCAACATTTTTTTCTTTTAAAATAAAGTAATTTTGTGTTCTATTCTAATGATACTTTATTTTAAAATGAAAAATAGAATGACGAACAAAAAAATAAATGAATTATTCTATATAAAATAAATCTACTTTTTACTCTATTATAAAATATGAAATACAGTAATATTAAATTTTTTTATTATAATTTCTATTTTATAATAAAAAAATAGAGTGGTTGGAGATACTCTAACAATTTGCCTTGACTTTTATAACTTAACTAACGCAAATATTAGCATCAACTCTGCGTATTAAATGGTAAACTAACATGATTTTATTTATACATAGTTTAGCTGTATAACCCTAGTTACAGTTCAGATAATTCCATGGTCTAGCCAATCAAACCTTTGTATTTTTCATATCCATATTTTTTTTTATCAAATCATGCATGTGTTATGACATGAATTAATATGACCACATAGAAAATGAGTGGTATATTTTACTCTGACTGGCTTGATAATTAATTGGGAAATACTGCATGTTGCGATGGTTTCCACGTTGACGAGTTTCCTTTACATATAATTACATGAGATCATCAGTATCCCCACATCATACACACTTATTCCGCAACCTCCCCGAATCAGCATCACTACAAGTACAACTCGTGAAATTCCTTGTGGTCGTTAATAGTTATAGAAAAAGATGAAAAACTCTAAAGTTTGATAGATATTCTAATTTTAGTGCGATTAACATCATGTGCAGTCCAAATTGTAAGAAAAAAAAAAAATACAAAAACAGCATGTGCAGTGATTTCTTTTTTGTGCAGTGAATATGCGTTACCGGTAGATTTCAGCATCTTAATGAAATGTCTATTAAAAACAGTAAAAACTTAAGGAATTACTACCTTAAATAATAAATTATTTCGTTGTCCAATTATCAAAACAGTCAAAGAAAAGTGTTAATAATAAGATTCGTCCTTTTCTGCGTTGTGTTGACATGTCAGGCGTGTCCCATTAAAACCTGAATCCCACTTAACAAAGCTGATAAAGCTCCCAAAGATCGTGCAGTCCAATAATCTAGGTCTAGTAATAATAATTAAATACTAGTTACATCTTACGTACACGATATTCGAGAAATCTATGTGGAGAATTGTGAGTACTTCTCTAGAGATGAACGGCATTACACTTACACACGCATATTTTTGAATTTGAATTATAACTTTCAATAAGTTAATTAAGATAGTAGCAAATTAGCAATGGAACTGAAATTCTATAGAAAACTGCATTAGATATTTGGAAACTGCATTCTAGTATAAAATGAAAAATTTTAAAAGACAACTAATATATACAATGGATGGAATCTACTTTGATATATATATATATAGATAGTGTTTTTTTTGGTAAAATATATATAGATAGTGTTGTCATATACTTTATGTAATTGATCGTTTTATATACATTTGAGAAACCGACTGCATGCATAGGCCATGACGTTGTGTCGTCAATTACGTAAAGCGACGAAAAATCAATCAACGTCCATGTTAATTATTGCATCTTTTTTTATCTGTTGTCGCTTTACCTTCATTTGTGTAATTGTTAATATCATTACTTTCGTATAACTTTGGACCAGTCTGCGTCTCTTTTATTCTCCTGTTGTTTACTATTTCCACAAATTTGATTTAAGAAAGCAAATCACTATTTGGTGGGATTTGTATATAACTTTAATGTGATTTTCACATTGTATATAATAAAAGATTTTAGACCATCAATTTTTATTGAAACTAGCTAATTAAAGTTCTCAAACTCGCACTATAATAAAATATAAAATAATCTATAAATTATTGTATTAGATATTTCAAAAATATAGAAACTTTCATTTGTTTGATTTTGAAATGTTCATAATTTTAAATATGCTTTTATTCTTATAAGTGATAATTTTATGTTGGAATTTTTTTCATTTAAAATGTTTTTATTTTATTTTAGAAAACATTCTAGTTTGAACTAGCAATATATACTTTTAACAAAAACATACAAGATATTAACAAAAAACGACCACAATTTTGTTCTTTTAAACCAATAAAACTTTATGTTTATATTTTTCAAAAAACTTTATGTTTATATAGAGTTACCATAAATTTAGTAAACAAATTAATGAGTCTTCCTAAATAAATTAAACTTGTATAAACTCTGCCATTTTTCAAACAAAAATTATAAGATGTGATATTTTAAGCTGATACGTTTTTATACGAAAGATATGTGTTTATTTGATTACCAAAACAAAGGATATGTGTTTATTTCATACCGTCATAGATTAAACCATTGAAACTACAGTCAGAGAAGCATTTGAATTTGATACTCTGATTAGGTGAACAAAGTATCTGTAAACCTTACCACTCATAAAAGATTTTCCACTAATCCAACAAAAGAAGAAATTGACAATAACAGAAAAAATCATCTTTAAATGAAAAGAATAAACCATATCTTTGACCCAAAAGAGAAAATAATTGTTCTAATAATTCCATCTTTAAAAGACTTGATCATGAGAAACTTTTTCTAATTATACTGCATCAAGTGTGCAACCATCAATGGAGTACACATATGTTAATACATACTCCACCCATTTCAGATTACTTGTAGTTGTAGGGTAAAATTTTTGTTTTAAAATAAATATCGTTTTATAGTTTCAATGCAAAATTTATTGATTTTATATTTTAATCTATTTTTTAATTGATTGAAATGTGGTTAGGTGTATTGGTAATGATGTTTTTATCGGAAAGAGAGAGAGAGAGAGAGAGAGTAGTAAATGACTAGGTGTTCCAAGTAACAGATCACATGACAACCTGTTGATGATGGGAAACATAAACATTGAAAAATATTAGGGATGTTCTTCTCTAGAGCATTACCCATGATTATAACCTAAATGTTAAAATTGATTTCCTCATAGTTCAACATATTACAGACAAAAAACGAGATAGATCTCTCTATACAAGTCTTCAAGATATCACATAAATTTTTATGGACAAAAGGAGATCTAACTGTTGCACACACACACACACAAAAGCCTTTTGGTATTACTATGATTCTATAATTTCATGTCAAGACTACTCCGACTCTTGTTGAGTTCTTGCCATGGAGGAAAATTCACCAGAAATGCTTCTCAAGAGCTGTTTACAGTACATGTCTTGCGCTTGAGTCACATTCTTCATACGGTTGGCTCTAACCCAAGCAGGCTCCTCAGGGACAAGACGAGATAGTCCGAATTTGAGAAGCAAGAGGACATGTTCCATGATGAGAATTGCAGCTAGCCCTGGCTCAATCTTCCATTTTCCTTCTTGATCATATAAGCATACCAAGAGCGCAGAGTTTGTGCATATAGACATTACTACTAGAAACTGAAACACACAAGAAAGAAACTATTTAGGGCAGCAAGATGGAGTAATCATTATAATATATGTAAAGGGTTTTTTTTTTCATGGTATCCAAGTCACCTGCCATATGTTTAACCAAGCTCCAATTGTTGCAGCAGCACGAGGAAGTGGTCTTCGCAGTGTAACCAATAGCTTCAAAGCATTTGTTCTCATCTCCATTACATTGCTCTGTGTACACCATGTTTCATGTTAAAGTCCAGAAGCTAAAGATGAAACTGACAAAATGTTAAGACTCTTACCACTGCAGCGAGGGTAAAAGCAAGAGGGAAGGCACAAGCAAACATCATGATCATTCCAAATTGCAAAGCTAGCTCGAGAAAATCTACAAAAGCAAAATGAAAAAATCATATATCAGATTTTATATATAATCAATCACTAAAGATTACCGACTTTATTAAGTTAAATTACCATCAAAAAGTCCATCTTCAAGCTCTACACCAATGCTTGCTGAATATGTAGGCTTGAAATATTCCTTCTCAACTCTTGATGCTATTAGTATCTTCCCTGTTGATGGTCCACCTTCACTTTTCTTCTTCTTCCTGAAAAAAAAGAAACCAGTTTTTGACATCCTTCAAGGTTTCTGACTTAGATGAATGAAATAACGGACATACCTAGCTCTAAACTTTCTGTAGCTGTACTTGAGATAAGGCAAAGAACCATCCATCAAAGTCCAGAAAACCTGAAGAAACCTCAAACATATGTAAGTGCTAAAATCTTCAAAGGAGAGTTTCTCATCATGTTTCTTGTTTACCTGTGAGATGATCAACCGTTGGATCAATACTTGTCGAAGTGTCATGAAGTTTCGGTGTAAAAGCACATGGTAGAAGATCCCAATGTATGTCTGCATGAAATAGAGTCCAAAAACCTGCAGTGGCAAAGGTTAGAGAGGAGGAAACAATGAACTCTGTAAAAACAATGATGTACTTACTTTGTAAATCAAGCTGTTAGCTCGATACTCCACACTCTCGTTGATCTCTCGATTTATCAGCTTGACAGATACTTTGCCTCCCAACCGAGTGAGGTACTGAATGATTAGAAGGTAGATAGCCGTCAATAGAAACCTGAAACAATCACAGAAATTTTGCATTCGAGGTAGCTCTCACTTGTAAAAGAAACAATGAGCAAGCTCTCACTTGATTGTGTCGGATGTGATGATCTCGTAGATGTGAGCATAGGCCAGCTCAAAAGGAAGTTGGAGGCAGATAATGGTCATGATGACGAGAACATCATTCCTAAACCTTTTGCGGTAAGCAAACCATTCATATCTTTGGTACGCTTCCTTCTCTTTGAACTTCTCGTTTCCGAGGTTCTTTATAAGCTCCTTTGGAAAGGGAAGGGAGCTCCACTCCATTCCGATGAATCTGTATCCTTGACTCGGACCAACTAAATAATTTATCTGCCATCTAATAAAACAAAAAAACAATTGGTACATAATCAACTTGTTTGGATGCTATCCATCAGTGTAGGGGGAAGAGAACCTACCTAGCTAACAAAGCTGCGTTTTTACGTTTCCAGAACTGAAGAAACAAGGCAGCCCAGAGTATTGTGCTGACAAAGAAACTTGGGAGAACAAGAAACTGCAAGGACCTGACCAAAGACAAATTTGCAAACAAGGCATGATGTATGTACCATATATCATAAGAGCTTGTCACAAAAATGAGAACTTACCCAAAATCAATCATCTGAACTATAATCCCAAGTAAGGCTGGGAATAGTAACCATCGTGTATACATTCCCAAGAAGGAAAAGTAGACTCCAATCTGTGATTTTGTATATTTAATGAGTTTCCATACAAAAATGCTTTCTGCTACAACATGTATAGTAAGTTTAGGTTTCTCTATGTGTCTACCTTTGCGCCGAAGTAGGAGTATATCTGATCAATAGGCTGGTTTGTGAAGTTCCACCAGTTTAACGCCCAAGTTTTGAGAAGTTCCTTCCTATTGAGTTCATCTACAAAAAGAAGTATGTTCATGTGTGAGAATTTTAAACCATTCTAGAGTCTAGACTGCCTGTATAGCTTACCATGAAGAGGAAACATTTGTTTGATGACGCCTTCTGATTCCAACCTTCTAACTAGTGATTCTCCTGCCGCCCAACAAAACTCTTTGTCGTCAAGCTTCAGTGTAACGTCGTAACCATCACTGTTAACCTGTATCTTGAAGAGTTAATGAATCAAGAAGGCTATGAACTAAGACGTTAAACAATGGAAGACATGTAACAAGGGATAAATAAGAACAGAGCTTACAATTCCGTAAAGAAGATGTTGATAGCAATGAAAACGTTCAAACCAGCTGAACAAAGACCCATCAGGTTGCCTGAAGAAAGCCTCAGAACCTTGCACCTCAAAGGGCAAATCAATTCCTGAAAATGATAGATAAGACCATCAAACATTCAAACTTGTGAAGGACATAAAACGAGGAAAGATCTGTGACACAAATGTTCATCAACAATTTAAGCTGTTATATACAAAGGAAGCAGTAGTTACCAAGACGAGTAGGTTTACGTATATGAAGCTCAGCTGCTGCACTCCCCAAGGTCTCCAAAGGAGCAGCTACCTGAATTGTGTTGTAGTTAGCTCAAACGTTACTCTACTGATAACAAAACAGCCTACATAGTATTATACTGAACTAGAGCTAACTTAAGTCATCAACAATTTGTTATTTAACATCAAAATTCACTCTTTCAGGTTCACTCAAGACCAGCACTTTTGTCTGAAAAGAGGACAAATTGAGATAACAACACCCATGAAAAATTGAAAAAAAAAAACCGACCTTGAGAAACTCATCAGCGAGACCAACGACTCTATCAACAACCATCCCTCTCTTCTTCAGCTCACTCACCAAAACTTCAACACAGTCTCCTTCCTCTTCCTCTTCTCGAACCCTCTTAGGAACCACAATTGCAACCTCGTGAACGATTCGCTCCTCCCCATTTCTCCCATCCATCTCCAAAACCCGAATCACACAACAAAGACGAAAACTTTCGCTTCGTGAACGTTCGCCTGGTAGCTGAAAGTTTCTACCTTTTTCTTCAAGATCTGATTCTCACATGCCTTAATGAGTGTATTCACCAAAGCTTCCTCCTTTTTCTCTCACTTCAATTTAATTTTCTAATTTTCGAGTTTCTGAACCGTAAAAGGGGATCAAGGGTTAACTCGGAACAGTAAGGATGCTCGAAAATTCAGATCGAACTTTAATGCACGTCTCTCGTTGCCCCTACGGTGGGGTTTGGCCCTGCTTCTTGGTCCTTGGCGTTAGTTCAAAAACGTATCTGGAAATGGGAAAAGACAAAAGCTTTGGTTTGGTCTGAAAAATTCGGATTGAATTTGATAAAGTCATGCAACATTCCAAATGAAGCTCCTTCTGAGTTGGCAACGCTGATGATGAGCGACACATCGGACGGTGCTGAGTCATTCTTGACACGTGTGCCTCCTCCTTTTCCTCTTGATGCGCGCGTGTGACTAATTAGTAATAGCCGTTTAATATTGAACCGGGTACTACCGACAATCACTAACCGCGGTTCATAGTAAACCGGCCAAGTCTGATCTTAATTACGTTAAACCAAAGCTGACTTTAACATTATCTTTTGCTTTATCAA includes:
- the LOC106298699 gene encoding inorganic pyrophosphatase 1-like — its product is MACNNNNKNNIVVVFDFDKTIIDVDSDNWVIDELGFTDLFNQLLPTMPWNTVMDCMMKELHDQGKTIEEIKQALRTIPIHPRIVPAIKAAHALGCELRIVSDANMFFIETMVEHLGISELFSEINSNPGFVDEKDTLRISPYHDFTNSSHGCTHGSCPLNMCKGLVIERIQESLAKEGKKMIYLGDGAGDYCPSLKLKAEDYVMPRKNFPVWDLISQNPLLVKATIREWTDGESLEKILMGTIEEIILEEEKEKNMLSTSAENSCKIQTISVGINVHHEPIMPRALRVSQSG
- the LOC106301069 gene encoding anoctamin-like protein At1g73020, which translates into the protein MDGRNGEERIVHEVAIVVPKRVREEEEEGDCVEVLVSELKKRGMVVDRVVGLADEFLKVAAPLETLGSAAAELHIRKPTRLGIDLPFEVQGSEAFFRQPDGSLFSWFERFHCYQHLLYGIVNSDGYDVTLKLDDKEFCWAAGESLVRRLESEGVIKQMFPLHDELNRKELLKTWALNWWNFTNQPIDQIYSYFGAKIGVYFSFLGMYTRWLLFPALLGIIVQMIDFGSLQFLVLPSFFVSTILWAALFLQFWKRKNAALLARWQINYLVGPSQGYRFIGMEWSSLPFPKELIKNLGNEKFKEKEAYQRYEWFAYRKRFRNDVLVIMTIICLQLPFELAYAHIYEIITSDTIKFLLTAIYLLIIQYLTRLGGKVSVKLINREINESVEYRANSLIYKVFGLYFMQTYIGIFYHVLLHRNFMTLRQVLIQRLIISQVFWTLMDGSLPYLKYSYRKFRARKKKKSEGGPSTGKILIASRVEKEYFKPTYSASIGVELEDGLFDDFLELALQFGMIMMFACAFPLAFTLAAVSNVMEMRTNALKLLVTLRRPLPRAAATIGAWLNIWQFLVVMSICTNSALLVCLYDQEGKWKIEPGLAAILIMEHVLLLLKFGLSRLVPEEPAWVRANRMKNVTQAQDMYCKQLLRSISGEFSSMARTQQESE